A region of the Lachancea thermotolerans CBS 6340 chromosome E complete sequence genome:
TGTCGGGCACGATGAGCGGGGTGACCGCGACGGAGCCGGGCAAAAAGTCCAAGAAGATCTCGTTCGGCGGGCTCGGCAAGAAAACGCAGAGCATGCTGAGCTCCGAACACCTGCCCAACGGCGGCAAGCTGCCCAACTTCAAGGCCACCAGGCCCAAGATGAAGAACGTTAAGAGTGTCGCCAAGCACGCCAACAAGCTGCGCCGCAAGCAGGCGGCCGAGGCCAAGATCACAGTTCACATCGCCGCGCTGCTGCAGAGACAGCGCTTCATCCTGCGTCTCTGTAAGGCCTTCATGCTGTACGGTGCGCCCACACACCGTCTGGAGGAATATATGATTATGACGTCACGTGTGCTGGAGATCGACGGCCAGTTCCTGTACGTTCCCGGCTGTATGGTCGTCTCGTTCGGCGACGCCACCACCAGGACGTCTGAGGTGCAGCTGGTCCGGTGCGCGCAGGGCCTGAATCTGTGGAAACTGCACCAAGTTCACGCGATCTACAAAAGTGTCATCCACGACTTGATCAGCGCCGAGGACGCGAATGTTGCCATTGACCGCATCATGGCAGAGCCCAACCTGTACCCACCCTGGATGTGCGTGCTCCTCTACGGCTTTTGCTCCTCAATGGTCACCCCATTCGCTTTTGGAGGCTGGTGGATAAACATGGCAACCTCGTTTTTCATTGGATGCTGCGTTGGCTGCCTACAGTTTATTGTGTCTCAAAGATCCAACCTGTACTCGAACGTTTTCGAGGTGACCGCCTCCATTGTTGTTAGTTTTTGCGGCAGAGCGTTGGGTTCCATCAAGAACTCTGACATTTGTTTCGGTGCAACTGTTCAGGGCTCCCTTGCACTCATTTTACCAGGCTTTATTATCTTGACCGGTTCCTTGGAGCTTCAAAGCAGAAACTTGGTGGCTGGTTCCGTTCGTATGTTTTACGCTATCATCTACTCCTTGTTTCTTGGTTTCGGTATCACCCTGGGGGCAGCTTTATTTGGTTGGATTTACAACAAAGGCGACAGACAAGCAAGTGATGAGACAACTTGCAATAGAAAGGTGTCTCCATGGTACTACTTCATTTTTGTCCCGTTTTTCTCAATTGGGTTGGGCTTAATCAATCAAGCCAAGTGGTCCCAGTTGCCGGTAATGACCCTCATCTCCTGCTGTGGCTACGGTGTCACCTATGCATCGGGTCtgcacttcaagaactcaaCCGAGTTCCGGTCTGCAATGGCTGCATTTGTCATTGGTATCTTAGGTAACCTGTACTCCAGAATCTGGAAGGGTCTCGCTGTCTCAGCCATGCTGCCCGCCATCTTTGTTCAGGTTCCATCAGGTATTGCATCTCAGAGTACTTTGTTGGCAGGTGTCCAAAGTGCAAACGAAATCACAAACACAAACGGAACTACCACTGTTGTCAGCGGCACTTCGGATATCTCCAGTTCCATGTCGTTCGGTGTCACCATGATTCAAGTTTCCATTGGCATTTCGGTTGGTCTATTCGCCTCCACAATTTTCGTTTACCCatttggaaagaagaagaccgGCCTATTCACCCTCTAAGCATTATTTTGACGCGGGTCTTTCATCCTTGCATACGCTTCATTCAACCCGCACCGCACTCATCAAAATTTATAAGCAGATATATCATAACTAATTTAGTTACTCTCATCCCATCATTTCATTCGTCCATTTGAACTCCCTTTGCTTCGAGTTGTAAGCGATCTGCATCTTCTCTGCTGTCAATTATTTCATTCTTGACCGGCGGCTTTGGCgccaattttttttttttttcttaagtcaaaaaattttctagcatgcgatgagcttcatctAGTCCACTTGCCACACTTAGCGCGCAGAAACAATAAGCTAGGTACTTGAAAGATGTCTTTGAAGGACCAATTAGCTCAAGTGGCCGCTAACAATGCTACTGTTGCTCTGGATagaaagaagagacagaAACTGCATTCTGCGTCCTTGATCTATAACCCAAAAACCGCAGCTACTCAAGACTTCGACTTCATTTATGAAAATGCCGTGAACTCTCTccaggagcttgaagagcttgatagCCGCTTCAGGGTCTTCAGGAAGTCGCTGTTTGGCGCTTCCTCTGCTTCGATTGACAGAAATGTTCAAACCAAAGAGCAGGTCCGGGACTTGGACAATGCTGTAGACTTGTTCCTGATGCTGGTTTCGTCTAAGTGGCACTTAACGCCAGCTTTGCATGCAACTGAATGGCTGGTTCGCCGTTTCCAGATCCATGTGCACAATGCGGAATGTTTGTTGCTCTCGACTATCGATTACTACCAGTCACCCATATTCAAGAGGATTCTGAATATTGTGAAGCTCCCACCGCTATTTCATCCTCTGAGTAATTTTGTGAGAACAGAGCAATCGCCCTCCAGTCTCACCATTATAAAGTTGTTCAACGATATGgatttcttgcagctttACACCCAGTACTTGAGCAAGGTTATCAAACAGAGAGTGACATACACGAACCAACTGCTGTTCACAACATGCTCTTTTATAAATCTGATTGCATACAAGGCCAGCGACGGAGAGGCACTCAACAGCCTCGTTCCCATTATGCTTGAAATGTCAGCCAAGCTTTTGGGCTCTAACTCCGTCGATTGCCAAATTGCGGCCCACACCATATTGGTTGTTTTTGGATCCGCACTAcctctgaagaaagagatcGTGCTTGCTGCTACAGAAACTATTTTGGCCAACTTGACTGACGAGAAAGCTAAGAAGTCAGCATTGATTTCCGTGGGAAAGTTGTTTCAAACTCTAAAAGGCCATGGAAATGTTGACCAGTTGCCGGCAAATCTCTACAAAGCTTTCAACGCCAGATTCACCTTGGAATACCTTGCTGAATATTTGTCAGGTTCTGATAAAATAGTGATGGACAAGTTTGTTACTTCATACATTCGCTCAATATTACGGTACGATCACGATAAATTAGACAAACTTGTACccttgctgaagaaagtcgagcttgaaagctttgaactCAAACTCATTGTCATTGATTTGATCCATCTTTCTGAGGTATTCCAAGACAAAACTTTACTGGTTGGCATCTTCGAATATTTTATTGCGGTTGATGAAGATCGTGTCGTTAAGTGTCTGAAgtctctgaacttgagccCTGACCTATTTGAGCTGAGATTGACTACTTCGTTATTCACAGCTAAAGAGGACACTAATAACACGTTGAAGGACTTAGagtcttcaaaagttttgggCCTTAATTCAAACGTGGAGCCTTTCAGAGAGTTTCTTAACAAAAACTCGCAATACATCATTACCAAAAATACGTCTATCATGGTggaagacgacgaaaaATTTGGGAAGcttctctctctctttGTTGAGGCTGTTGCAAAGAAGTACCAGCCTGGTCTGTTTTTGTCATCTTTTTTCACCACCGTTGAAAGCCGGTTGACATTCCTCTTGAGAGTTATCATCTCGCCTGCGTGTCCAACAGCCCTTCGTTTGGCATCACTCTCGAACCTCTCTAAGCTGGTTAACCAGATTGGCCAAGACTCAAATCTGTTCAGCTTGATTCCTGTTTTAGTTGTGGCTCTGCATGACACATCTAAAAATATCAGAATTGctgtcaagaagatcatgaCTCAAATTGCCAAGAGACCTTTCACTAAACAATACTTCTTGGCCAACAAATTGTATGGCGACGTGGACATCCCTATGGTCAGCCCCAAAGATGCTGAAAACTGGCTGAAAAGGTTTTTAGATGAATACATGGTTGAGAATTACGAAATATCTAATCTTGTGATTCCGgaaaagctcagaaaaGTATTTATGATTTTTTGGGCTAATCAGGCCGTTCATATGCCTCTTCCTTACGCGAAAACAATTTTTATTCGGTTGGTGACTGGTAACAGTTCTTATAATGCATCCTTCTCCCTTCTCTTTGAGCAACTTGTCAAAAGATACTTACAGCAAAGAAATGCATGGGAGACCAAATGCATCGCTAACAAAAccaactttgaagcatttGAGAAGGCTGTTGTCTCTATAATCTCATCAAAGGAGAAAAACCCCGCTATCATGGAATTCATAgaaaactctttgaaatcCAATTATGAGCAGCTTTCGAGGCTGGTATCCGAGCGCCTCCTGCAGGTGTTTTCTACCCTCAAACTTACTCAGCAGCAACATATTGTTAAAAGCGTTATCGACTCCACGGCCGAAGGCGATCTCTACTATGACTCTGTTGGGCTTTTACAGTCTCTTCCCTTGGGCACAGAAGTATTTGTTTACCTTCTTGCTCTTTACCGTATCAACGATGATCAAGATGGTGGCGATTTTgcgaaaagaagaagacggagatcttcttcaactaACAGAGCTGTGTTGCAAAAGGAGGAGGTTTCGAAAGCTGCTGAGCTTTACTTAAGAAAGCTTACAATAACccttgaagctctcgaTCTCGCTAAGCCACAAGGGACTGAGGTGCTCTTATCAGCGCTGTTTAATGCTCTCGCAGATTTGGAGACGCTAGACCAAGACGGTGGTCTGCCTGTTCTTTACGCCCAGGAGACTCTTTCATCATGTATGATCTCCACCATAAGTTCCATGGAAACTGAATCGAAATCGAAACTACATCTTGTTCGGGCTGATATTATTGTATCAGCCATCACTTCTTCGCAATCTCCTCAAGTTCAGAATAAGCTACTACTTGTTATAGGAGAACTGGCGAAGCTTTGTCCAGAAACTGTTTTGCATTCTGTCATGCCTATTTTCATATTTATGGGAACGAAAACAATTCGCCAGGATGATGAGTATTCGAGTTTCGTTGTTGAGAAAACCATACAGAGAGTGATCCCTGCTTTACTCCAATCCAAACCTTCAGAAGtaaatgaagaagttgaattCCTCTTGACAAGTTTTGCCACTGCCTTCACTCATGTTCCAAAACACAGGCGTGTCAAGCTTTTTACTACGCTCACACGCACTCTGGGCCCTGAGACATCAATTGGACCATTCATGTTCCTCATTTCTCAGCAGTACTCATCACTTGTtaacaagttcaaaatcGCAGAAAGCAAGAGCTTTCTAGAGTTTATGAAGGTGTTTTTGGGGAAGTTTAATGTACTGGAACAGATAACAGGTTTGAACAAGCATTTTGAGCTAGTGAGCTCTATCTCAGAAAACTACACTGATGAACAGAAGGCGAAGCTCCTGACCAGTGCGTTGTTCTCAAATGGTGTGCTaaatttctcaagttctgaAAGCCtcactttcaagaagaacgcTTTAgagttcttggacaagATTGTTGGGGGAGATGAAGTTGATTATCAATCTTCAGTCAGtctgaagttgaaaatggtTGGCGCGCTTTGGGACAGCAACCTCGACAAAACCTTTTCTGAGaaggtcaaagaaaattttggcaaTATGTTGAAGAAGGTATTGGAGTCATTAGACGCATCCAGTGCTGCTGGTGCATTGAGCTTCGAAGGCGGAGAATCTCCATCGGCAGTCGAGCTTATGGATTTGCATCAAAGTGTTAGAAAAACTCTTTTCCAACTTCTAGGCCACACGTTGGATCTTCTTCCTATCAAGGAGTTTGTTGGAGCAACCCTTCCTTTAATTTCGCAAGATGGCTCAGAGGCAATCAATCATCACCTcatcttgattttgaccTCTAAATTTGACCTGGAGCCTATCGAGAGGGCCAACTTTGCAGATGAAGTTATTGAAACGCTGTTTGCCattatcaaaaaacaaaaccagGCTGATAGCATTGTTCAAGTTTCACTAAATGCTTTAAGTTCCCTGATAGCCAAATTTGGAGAGAATTTGAAGTCCAGCCTGATCACCGAATGCATGAGTGTTTCGTGCAACCTATTGCTCTCTGAGAAAACTGAGATAGagatctcttctttggctgTACTCACTAGTGCAGTACAGGTGCTGGGTATCAAATCGATTGCATTCTACCCAAGAATAGTGGGCCCATCAATAAAGATTTTCAAGGCACTTGAGAACAGTGAAGTCGAGATCAAGGAACAGCTACAATTGTCGGTTGTGCTGGTTTTCGCTTCGATGATCAAGCGTATTCCagctttcttgatttcaaaCTTGGTTGAAGTGCTGAACATTGTGTTTTTCGCCgatcaagttcaagattCCGTGCGTTTATCTGttatttctttgataacTGAGCATATGGATTTGAAAGAGGTCTTAAGAGCTTTGAACAAAGTGTGGTTGTCTGACGTGAGCAAAACACATGATTCTGTGGCAATctcattgtttttggctAGTCTTGAATCTTTGGTTGAAGCTCTCGACAAAAAGACAGCCACCGCCGAATCGCCCATCTTTTTCAGACTGCTGTTGTCGCTGTTCGAATACAGATCGACAAGCGAGTTTGACCATAACACCATCAGCCGAATCGAAGCTTCCGTGCATGGCATTGCTAACGCatatgttttgaagctcaatgATAAGGTATTCAGGCCGTTATTTGCTCTAACTGTTAGATGGGCTTTCGATGGCGAAGGTGTTGTAAGCACTGGTATTACCAGAAACGAGAGGTTGAttgccttcttcaagtttttcaacagaCTCCAagagaacttgagagcTATCGTTACCTCATACTTCACTTACTTGTTAGACCCTACCGTCGACcttttgatgtctttcAGTGAAGCAAAAACTACTGAGCCCAACCTGCGTAGACTCGTTCTAAACTCGCTAACTTCCAGTTTCAAATTTGACAGAGATGAATACTGGAAGTCTACATCGAGATTCGAGGTTGTCTCTGAGGCATTGGTTGCCCAATTATCTAACATCGAAGACTCAGTTGGTAGATACCTTGTCAAGGCAACCAGTTCTTTGGCAGTAAACAATGCCGGCGCCGAGGAACACAACAAATCCATGAACACTATGTTGATTTCCCACATGAAATCATCATGTTCTAGCTCCGAAAAACTATGGGCGGTGCGGATAGTTAAAACTATCTACTCCAAGGTCGGCGAGGGCTGGCTCGTCTTTTTGCCTCAGCTTGTACCAATCATTGCCGAGCTTCtcgaggacgaagatgaagatgtGGAGTCTGAAGTTCGCACCGGTCTGGttaaagttgttgaaaacgttCTGGGCGAACCATTTGATAGATACCTTGATTGAAGTTAGTAAATAGACTTCTATTATCTAAAATTTAAGACATGTAATATAAAAAGCGACTGAAGCAGGTCGAAGAGGCCTGGTAAACTAATATATTTCTCGGTATCCTTGTACACCGAGATCTGGTTTATGCTTGCCTCggtgaaaaaaaatgacAACTCAAACAATAAGATGCCCGTATTATAGGAACTAACACATAAGACGCGCCGCGGAACAAGGGCGATGTCAGAGCTCCCGGTAACAACGCAAGATCTCGAAAACAAGACAGCAAAGACTGGGCTTCCTCCAGTGCTGAAAAGGCTATTTAAATCGCATAAAAACCTGGACTTCGAGACGGCAACATGGGAAATGATAAATCTAGTTTTTAAACCCCGGAAGGCATACAGATCTCTATATTACCAGCGGCAGACCAGGAACAGATGGTCCCGGGACGATCCCTCTTTTTTTATTTTGCAGGTTGGATTACTGTTCATCAGTTCGCTCGTCTGGTCCGTTGTGTATGGTCATTCCTTCAAAGGGTTTATCAAGATGATGTTTAACATGATATTCATCGACTTCTTCGCAGTGGGATTCATAGTGGCCACCCTATTCTGGGCTACGCTGAATagaagctttttcaagtttaGGTCTGCGCAGAATGCGCACGTTGAATGGGCATACTGTTTTGACGTACATTGTAACGCGTTCCTAGTGGTTTGGTGCTTGCTCTACCTAGTGCAGTTCTTACTGCTTCCTGCCATCAATTTGCACAGATGGATAGGGCTCTTCATCGGCAACACGCTCTATTGTGCCGCATTCGGCCAGTATTTCGTGCTCACCTTCTATGGCTACAGCCAGCTCCCAATCCTCAAGAACGTCAACTTCATCCTACTGCCAACAATGGTGTTCGCTGGGGTATACCTTGTGAGCCTGTTTGGTCTCGAGCTCTCGAAGGTGTTCCAGTTTCACTCCTACTAAAAACTGCGCACACTTAACCGGTGCTTCTCTACGCAATGCACTAAAAATCTTTAACTTCGAAACCTACACAAATGCCGCGGCGCTTCCGCCATTAACTCCCTTACGCAACTTCGTCTACTTCCTCGAGGACCATCACGCCCGCGAAGGGCTGGAGATCGTTGTCTAGGCTTCCCGGACGTGAGCCCTGGAACACAAGCACGGGGAACTCGTACTCGGGATCCTCGGGGAGCGGGTCCTTCCACGGCGGGCCATGGTCGTCATCACCCGTCACCGGGAGCTCCACAAAGTCGATTCGCAGCGACTCCTGCTCGATCACGCAATAcagcttgaactttttctttgccagATCTTGCTCTTCGTTGTAATACAAAGCTCCCCATGACGTCCCTGTTACCCGCGCGGTGCACGAACCGATTCCAACGATACGCTTATGAGGTGCTCTTAGATGCATACTGCACACACCCAGAAGCCCGTTCTCTATTTCGATATTAGCGCTCGCACATCTCTGAAACAGCCTTGTTCGTACCATCCGCTAGCCCTGAAAACTTGTGCTCTTGGAGCCCAGTGTATGGAGCCCATCAGCGAGATGCTGCGAGTACCTCCATCTTTATAGCCCGTAACCAAGACTGTTGATATTGACTGGACAATTACGAGCGACAGctagaaaaaaaaaagtttatGAGTTAATGAGTTACGAGCTTTTTTGACacatttgaaaatgagttAGATGACGTCTACTGATAAAGTAATGAGTCAATGAGTTAAGTGGAAAGTCAATGAGTTCGTAAATAATATGTAGATGAAGCTGACAGTAAATCTTAGCTGCGGCTCGCCGGGAGGATAGCTTGGAGCGTCTGAGCGTGGTCATTAGATGATTAGAAGGAGCCCAGAGCGTCACATGCCGTTAGTGAACATTTGAGATGTTCAATACGAATGGAATTTTTTTCCGGCCACAGATGTCATAGGTGCGAGATGCGGGTTGCTAAGGGCATGGTAAGTTCCGCATTTTTGGTCGTTGCGCGGAATAGTTTTATTCCGTGGAAGTTGGGCAGGCTTTGGCTGTTCAGATAACAAAGGCGCGAGCCTCGGCTCACTCGTTGGCCGAGACAACTAGAGCACGTGCTTCAGCTCGTTCTGAGTCTCTCCACAAGTCTTCGAATACGCTTCTGCTCAGCCGTATCCTGCTGCGCAGCTGGTCTGCCTCTGTCTTGGTACCAAAGCTTGGGCCATGCGGGCTTGTGGGGGAAATCTGCTTGGCGCTGTTGAACAAGCGCTCGAATTCAACATCCTTCTCTGCGGTGTTTAAACATAGTAGCGGGCCTCGGGGCATGGGCCTGGTCTCAGAACGCAGCAGTTTTTGGCGCTCGAGAACCTTTGATTTGATGTCCTGGTCTTTGCACATGTTCTTGACCGTTGAGACAATAATTTTCTCGCCGACAACGCCGGACGACGGAAAACGCTCTATCGTTTTCAGCTGGTTGCTCAGTCGTTCCGCGAGAAGCTTGGTATGTAGATCGTTCCGGTACCAGAATTTGGATGCAGGGGCCGCGTGCccgtcttcgtcctcatcgACCACTGGCGAGTGGGACTGTGCGTCTGCAGCCGCGAAAAGACGGAGCCTATTGTTCCCCGGCCAGTTGCTGTCGCTTTTGGAGGCAAAAGCGCTGCTGTCTGAGCAGCCGGAAAGGTCCTCCCCGCTTGCGAAGCTGTCGaacctttttttcagcacCTCCATTTTCATCTGCAGCCGCGACGTGTGGGACCCGGTGCTGGAATTCGAGGCGGACCTGGTGGAAAGGTCTTTCTGGAAAGCCTCGAGAGCCATGGACTCCGCCTTTGACAGTCGTCGCCCGGGTACTTTGGTCAGAGGCGACTGATTGGAGCTTCCGATGCTCGGGGCGTCGTTGATTTCGCTAGTCTTGGGGGTCTCTATGATGTCGTCAAACTTGTTGTCGAAGGCGTACTCGTGCGGGAAAAGCTCTTCGTTTATGGCTGTTTCGATCTCGTTCTCGAGAAACCTCGCTTTAGCGTCTTCGTCCTGCTCCTGCACATCGTCAGCAAGGGAGCTCTTGTGTATAAGTTCAGGCCCTCCCTCCACGAGAGACTGGTTGCGGGCCTGAACGCTGCCTCCGGCGGGCGCGCCTGTTGTGGGGCCCGTGTTTAGTTTTTTAGACCTCAGTTCAAGGCTCAAGGACAGGCTGGAAGGCGCGGCGTCGGCCTGGCGGATGCTTGCGAGGGTAGGAATGTGCGTTgtgctcgagcttttgGGCCTTGTCGCGAGATTCCTCGCAAACTGGTAGTGGCTTATGGGGTTGTGCTCGGAGCTAGATTGACTTCCCCTGTCGTTCTGGGACGCGTATATGTGTACGTTGAGCGGAGCGCCGCCAGGCGTGGTGCCTCGACCATCGGTGGCTGCATGCGAGCCTGCTCGCTGGTCTCGCACCAAAAATGCGCCCGAATTACGCTTGTTTTTCAGGTTGTGGAACAGTACGCTGGCAGCAGAGCTGCGCTGGCGGTTTGCCATGAGCTTCGAGGCGTGATGGTTCATGTTGGAGCTCGGCAGCGCCGGCTCTTCATGGGTGCTCTCGGAGACTGTGTACAAGGATGTTGTCCGCAGAAGCGGCTGTCTCTTGGGTAGTTTTTGACTGTTATTCAACGCCGCAGATAATTCGCTCGGATTCTGGCTCCCATTGCTCTCTTCCAACCCCGTGTGCAAACGGCTTTTCGATCGACCTCTCATGCGTGGTTACAGCCTACTCGCGGCCGTTTGAGACTCCCTCCTGGTCGTGCACCTGGGTTTCAAGCCAGTAAGTCGCTCCTTCCGTATAAGTACGCAACCGTTGTCGAAACATTGTTCTTCCCTATTCCAAATGGTTTGTTCTTGACCCTTGATCTGTCTTATCGCCCAGCCCTTATCACCTTGAGGCATTCACAATTAGGTGCAAGGTCATGTGACCTGTTTTCATGCATGAGAATCTGATGTAATAAGACCATGCGATAAATTCTCTGATAAGGACATCAGCCGGCCGTTCTTGACACTAACGGAGTCTCTGTGGGAACGGTGCTATGTTTGTTAACGGATAAGGTTCTGTCACATTGTATAGTGCGGCTGGTAgccatttttcaaacaatCAAACCTTAAACTATCTGAGTTGCTTGTGGAAAAGCACGCATGTTGCTTCCGCTGCATCCGTGCTAAGTAGTTGTCCCAATCGGGATGCACTGTTTTCGTGAATTACGTTCTTAAGCTGTGTCTGGCGTTTTATTGCTTATCTAGTGTTTCGTTACAGATTTGTATCAGCATAATCTTTTTTGTCGATATTGTCTTAGTTGCGAGACTAGTCAGACTGAGCGCGCTCGAGTGACTTGAATGATGGCAttggtgctgctgctttggGGCTTGCGAAGCTTCTCAGGGTGGAGCAGTCAGcaagagctgaagagcaGGCCCTTCAGCCCGTAACAGTGCGCTAGCGTGCATCGTAAGACCGAAGTGCTCTTTCCAGGTGTTCTATTATGTAACTATTGCTCGTAAATATGGCGAAGTATGGGACATACTTTAGTATTAAAGGCGTGAAGCAGTTCACTTGTGCAATGTAAGGAAAATACTTGGTTTGGTTGGCCACACGCAAAAGCGCCAGCGACTTTGGGTCGCGCCACTGCGGCCTTTAGAGCaggagaagcttcttcgaaaatGTCTGGGCTGCCATTCCAGCTACGAAGCTAGTTAGCGGCAACGAGGACGGGTTTGAGGAAAACCCTTTCAGTCGTAGATGTCGATGGGTGGCAATCTGTCGGCATTGTAGAACCAATTCTTGGATTCGACTTCTTTAGCAAGCCAGTCAGTAGGAAATACAACCAGGTGGCCGTGAATGCGCTCCAGAATCCTTCTAGCCGTGTGCTTGTCGAAAATACGCTGGTTTGCCCCGTATAGTACGCTGCTAGagagcttcatcttcagagCACTCGAGCGTGCCCGGGAGTCGTGTTGGGAAGCGTTGTTTTTGGCGTTCGTGCTGTTAGGGGCcgttttgaaagaggagTCGTCCTCAGTGTTGGAAACTTGGGGCTGAGGCTTGCCTGGTATGTTctgctgctccagctcAATCAAGGTGTCTTGAGTAGAGTTAAATTCCTCCTGCATGCGGTTGAAGTCTTTATAGTCGCGCCAAGTCTGTACCGAGTTGTCCGGCTGACAGTGGAACACTAGTCGGAATAACATGGTGTTGCGCAGCGCGATGGCAAACCACATGTCCTCGTAGAAAAGGTCCGAAAGTGGATCTTCAAACGCATATGGATCGATaaacttgagcttgaggaaCGCTTTCTGACGCGACTTGTAGCCGCCAATGGGCGGCAATAGCTGCAAAAGCATGTCGTCAATGATCTCATCATCCAGCTCCTGCTTTTGCAGGATTCCAGCGTGCTTCTCATGCGTGCGAGCTGACTCG
Encoded here:
- the PRM10 gene encoding pheromone-regulated protein PRM10 (some similarities with uniprot|P42946 Saccharomyces cerevisiae YJL108C PRM10 Pheromone-regulated protein predicted to have 5 transmembrane segments) — its product is MSDTRPKMGARKSNRGSSERFQFLRPSSTARNRQQQHSPLAHSDSDSDSEDGAGTRGAPAASPRAGSPALPSFARPVAARDSRQRIIEQDAEDTIRVNSGNNLSDDDDDDDDGDQGAVQHYSHKDSSDSDSDGPENRKDHERREDGEDCGIERVAAPAARRRRSSGAVPPEANVGNQNYDGERSGSSSPEKSAKSSPSSAHRLSNPFNNNINNSIAEDEKDNDDGSSVSDEDKVDHFKRFFRRRSSTRRRSSHDSRPSGMRSVREEDEDAESGNGFLDKFLAYTGGGMTPGLTRAESQKSRPDRENVAGQENLEEPVEDSDIRETAEQILQTHGARFAEHGAQGHSGDAGNVGNAAAGAGAGEARNSFLEVGSPSDGETMVNSAQEHFFAPRVGHYDDIDTSEAFDPLMEDESYIPPPMQVRGGVLGSLLKMYQNEDDLASRSQVSLDTTPEAWDYYGEDAPLSGTMSGVTATEPGKKSKKISFGGLGKKTQSMLSSEHLPNGGKLPNFKATRPKMKNVKSVAKHANKLRRKQAAEAKITVHIAALLQRQRFILRLCKAFMLYGAPTHRLEEYMIMTSRVLEIDGQFLYVPGCMVVSFGDATTRTSEVQLVRCAQGLNLWKLHQVHAIYKSVIHDLISAEDANVAIDRIMAEPNLYPPWMCVLLYGFCSSMVTPFAFGGWWINMATSFFIGCCVGCLQFIVSQRSNLYSNVFEVTASIVVSFCGRALGSIKNSDICFGATVQGSLALILPGFIILTGSLELQSRNLVAGSVRMFYAIIYSLFLGFGITLGAALFGWIYNKGDRQASDETTCNRKVSPWYYFIFVPFFSIGLGLINQAKWSQLPVMTLISCCGYGVTYASGLHFKNSTEFRSAMAAFVIGILGNLYSRIWKGLAVSAMLPAIFVQVPSGIASQSTLLAGVQSANEITNTNGTTTVVSGTSDISSSMSFGVTMIQVSIGISVGLFASTIFVYPFGKKKTGLFTL
- the UTP10 gene encoding snoRNA-binding rRNA-processing protein UTP10 (similar to uniprot|P42945 Saccharomyces cerevisiae YJL109C UTP10 Nucleolar protein component of the small subunit (SSU) processome containing the U3 snoRNA that is involved in processing of pre-18S rRNA), which produces MSLKDQLAQVAANNATVALDRKKRQKLHSASLIYNPKTAATQDFDFIYENAVNSLQELEELDSRFRVFRKSLFGASSASIDRNVQTKEQVRDLDNAVDLFLMLVSSKWHLTPALHATEWLVRRFQIHVHNAECLLLSTIDYYQSPIFKRILNIVKLPPLFHPLSNFVRTEQSPSSLTIIKLFNDMDFLQLYTQYLSKVIKQRVTYTNQLLFTTCSFINLIAYKASDGEALNSLVPIMLEMSAKLLGSNSVDCQIAAHTILVVFGSALPLKKEIVLAATETILANLTDEKAKKSALISVGKLFQTLKGHGNVDQLPANLYKAFNARFTLEYLAEYLSGSDKIVMDKFVTSYIRSILRYDHDKLDKLVPLLKKVELESFELKLIVIDLIHLSEVFQDKTLLVGIFEYFIAVDEDRVVKCLKSLNLSPDLFELRLTTSLFTAKEDTNNTLKDLESSKVLGLNSNVEPFREFLNKNSQYIITKNTSIMVEDDEKFGKLLSLFVEAVAKKYQPGLFLSSFFTTVESRLTFLLRVIISPACPTALRLASLSNLSKLVNQIGQDSNLFSLIPVLVVALHDTSKNIRIAVKKIMTQIAKRPFTKQYFLANKLYGDVDIPMVSPKDAENWLKRFLDEYMVENYEISNLVIPEKLRKVFMIFWANQAVHMPLPYAKTIFIRLVTGNSSYNASFSLLFEQLVKRYLQQRNAWETKCIANKTNFEAFEKAVVSIISSKEKNPAIMEFIENSLKSNYEQLSRLVSERLLQVFSTLKLTQQQHIVKSVIDSTAEGDLYYDSVGLLQSLPLGTEVFVYLLALYRINDDQDGGDFAKRRRRRSSSTNRAVLQKEEVSKAAELYLRKLTITLEALDLAKPQGTEVLLSALFNALADLETLDQDGGLPVLYAQETLSSCMISTISSMETESKSKLHLVRADIIVSAITSSQSPQVQNKLLLVIGELAKLCPETVLHSVMPIFIFMGTKTIRQDDEYSSFVVEKTIQRVIPALLQSKPSEVNEEVEFLLTSFATAFTHVPKHRRVKLFTTLTRTLGPETSIGPFMFLISQQYSSLVNKFKIAESKSFLEFMKVFLGKFNVLEQITGLNKHFELVSSISENYTDEQKAKLLTSALFSNGVLNFSSSESLTFKKNALEFLDKIVGGDEVDYQSSVSLKLKMVGALWDSNLDKTFSEKVKENFGNMLKKVLESLDASSAAGALSFEGGESPSAVELMDLHQSVRKTLFQLLGHTLDLLPIKEFVGATLPLISQDGSEAINHHLILILTSKFDLEPIERANFADEVIETLFAIIKKQNQADSIVQVSLNALSSLIAKFGENLKSSLITECMSVSCNLLLSEKTEIEISSLAVLTSAVQVLGIKSIAFYPRIVGPSIKIFKALENSEVEIKEQLQLSVVLVFASMIKRIPAFLISNLVEVLNIVFFADQVQDSVRLSVISLITEHMDLKEVLRALNKVWLSDVSKTHDSVAISLFLASLESLVEALDKKTATAESPIFFRLLLSLFEYRSTSEFDHNTISRIEASVHGIANAYVLKLNDKVFRPLFALTVRWAFDGEGVVSTGITRNERLIAFFKFFNRLQENLRAIVTSYFTYLLDPTVDLLMSFSEAKTTEPNLRRLVLNSLTSSFKFDRDEYWKSTSRFEVVSEALVAQLSNIEDSVGRYLVKATSSLAVNNAGAEEHNKSMNTMLISHMKSSCSSSEKLWAVRIVKTIYSKVGEGWLVFLPQLVPIIAELLEDEDEDVESEVRTGLVKVVENVLGEPFDRYLD